One window of Salminus brasiliensis chromosome 16, fSalBra1.hap2, whole genome shotgun sequence genomic DNA carries:
- the fbxw11b gene encoding F-box and WD repeat domain-containing 11-B isoform X1, translating into MEPDMEDKTLELMNTSGMESHTGDLSQKTTTVFKITNGPLTGSRKRPSEGNYEKEKDVCIQLFDQWSEADQVEFVEHLISRMCHYQHGHINSYLKPMLQRDFITALPAQGLDHIAENILSFLDARSLCSAELVCKEWQRVISEGMLWKKLIERMVRTDPLWKGLSERHQWEKYLFKNRTTEVPPNSYYRSLYPKIIQDIETIEANWRCGRHNLQRIQCRSENSKGVYCLQYDDDKIISGLRDNSIKIWDKQSLECLKILTGHTGSVLCLQYDERVIVTGSSDSTVRVWDVNSGEVLNTLIHHNEAVLHLRFCNGLMVTCSKDRSIAVWDMASPTDISLRRVLVGHRAAVNVVDFDDKYIVSASGDRTIKVWSTSTCEFVRTLNGHKRGIACLQYRDRLVVSGSSDNTIRLWDIECGACLRVLEGHEELVRCIRFDNKRIVSGAYDGKIKVWDLQAALDPRAPASTLCLRTLVEHSGRVFRLQFDEFQIISSSHDDTILIWDFLNVSTNGQMEGRSPSRTYTYISR; encoded by the exons ATGGAGCCGGACATGGAGGACAAAACGTTGGAGCTTATG AACACCTCAGGTATGGAGTCCCATACTGGAGATCTATCCCAGAAGACCACCACAGTATTTAAG ATCACTAATGGTCCTCTGACGGGCTCCAGGAAGAGGCCGTCGGAGGGGAACTACGAGAAGGAGAAGGACGTTTGTATCCAGCTGTTTGACCAGTGGTCTGAAGCTGACCAGGTGGAGTTTGTGGAACATCTGATCTCACGCATGTGCCACTACCAGCACGGCCACATCAACTCCTACCTCAAACCCATGCTCCAAAGGGACTTTATCACAGCGCTGCCgg CTCAGGGTCTGGACCACATAGCGGAAAACATCCTGTCGTTCCTGGACGCGCGCTCGCTCTGCTCGGCAGAGCTGGTTTGCAAGGAGTGGCAGCGCGTCATCTCCGAGGGGATGCTTTGGAAGAAGCTGATTGAGCGCATGGTGCGCACAGACCCGCTCTGGAAGGGCCTCTCCGAGAGGCACCAGTG GGAAAAGTACTTGTTCAAGAACCGAACTACAGAAGTCCCACCGAACTCGTACTACCGCTCTCTTTACCCAAAAATCATTCAGGACATTGAG ACCATCGAGGCTAACTGGCGCTGTGGAAGGCACAACCTTCAGAGGATCCAGTGCAGGTCTGAGAACAGTAAAGGAGTCTACTGCCTCCAGTACGACGACGACAAGATCATCAGCGGCCTCCGAGACAACTCCATCAAG ATCTGGGATAAACAGTCGTTGGAGTGTTTGAAGATTCTGACGGGACATACAGGGTCTGTGCTGTGTCTGCAGTATGACGAGAGGGTCATTGTTACTGGCTCCTCCGACTCCACTGTCAG GGTGTGGGATGTGAACTCGGGGGAGGTACTGAACACTCTGATTCACCACAACGAGGCGGTGTTGCACCTGCGCTTCTGTAACGGTCTGATGGTGACGTGTTCCAAGGACCGCTCTATCGCCGTGTGGGACATGGCCTCCCCCACCGACATCAGCCTGCGTCGCGTGCTCGTGGGCCACCGGGCCGCCGTCAACGTGGTGGACTTCGACGACAAGTACATCGTCTCTGCCTCGGGAGACCGCACCATTAAG GTGTGGAGCACGAGCACATGTGAGTTTGTGCGCACTCTCAATGGTCACAAGCGTGGAATCGCCTGCCTGCAGTACAGAGACCGGCTTGTGGTTAGCGGCTCCTCTGACAACACCATCAG GCTATGGGATATTGAGTGCGGTGCCTGTTTGCGGGTTTTGGAAGGCCACGAGGAGCTGGTGCGCTGCATTCGGTTCGATAACAAGAGGATCGTGAGTGGAGCTTATGATGG TAAAATTAAAGTGTGGGACCTGCAGGCTGCTCTGGACCCAAGAGCCCCGGCCAGCACTTTGTGTCTGCGAACACTGGTG gagCATTCGGGCAGAGTGTTCCGGCTGCAGTTTGACGAGTTCCAGATCATCAGCAGTTCCCATGACGACACCATCCTCATCTGGGATTTTCTGAACGTGTCGACTAATGGTCAAATGGAAGGGCGATCGCCATCACGCACGTACACCTACATATCCAGATAG
- the fbxw11b gene encoding F-box and WD repeat domain-containing 11-B isoform X2, with product MESHTGDLSQKTTTVFKITNGPLTGSRKRPSEGNYEKEKDVCIQLFDQWSEADQVEFVEHLISRMCHYQHGHINSYLKPMLQRDFITALPAQGLDHIAENILSFLDARSLCSAELVCKEWQRVISEGMLWKKLIERMVRTDPLWKGLSERHQWEKYLFKNRTTEVPPNSYYRSLYPKIIQDIETIEANWRCGRHNLQRIQCRSENSKGVYCLQYDDDKIISGLRDNSIKIWDKQSLECLKILTGHTGSVLCLQYDERVIVTGSSDSTVRVWDVNSGEVLNTLIHHNEAVLHLRFCNGLMVTCSKDRSIAVWDMASPTDISLRRVLVGHRAAVNVVDFDDKYIVSASGDRTIKVWSTSTCEFVRTLNGHKRGIACLQYRDRLVVSGSSDNTIRLWDIECGACLRVLEGHEELVRCIRFDNKRIVSGAYDGKIKVWDLQAALDPRAPASTLCLRTLVEHSGRVFRLQFDEFQIISSSHDDTILIWDFLNVSTNGQMEGRSPSRTYTYISR from the exons ATGGAGTCCCATACTGGAGATCTATCCCAGAAGACCACCACAGTATTTAAG ATCACTAATGGTCCTCTGACGGGCTCCAGGAAGAGGCCGTCGGAGGGGAACTACGAGAAGGAGAAGGACGTTTGTATCCAGCTGTTTGACCAGTGGTCTGAAGCTGACCAGGTGGAGTTTGTGGAACATCTGATCTCACGCATGTGCCACTACCAGCACGGCCACATCAACTCCTACCTCAAACCCATGCTCCAAAGGGACTTTATCACAGCGCTGCCgg CTCAGGGTCTGGACCACATAGCGGAAAACATCCTGTCGTTCCTGGACGCGCGCTCGCTCTGCTCGGCAGAGCTGGTTTGCAAGGAGTGGCAGCGCGTCATCTCCGAGGGGATGCTTTGGAAGAAGCTGATTGAGCGCATGGTGCGCACAGACCCGCTCTGGAAGGGCCTCTCCGAGAGGCACCAGTG GGAAAAGTACTTGTTCAAGAACCGAACTACAGAAGTCCCACCGAACTCGTACTACCGCTCTCTTTACCCAAAAATCATTCAGGACATTGAG ACCATCGAGGCTAACTGGCGCTGTGGAAGGCACAACCTTCAGAGGATCCAGTGCAGGTCTGAGAACAGTAAAGGAGTCTACTGCCTCCAGTACGACGACGACAAGATCATCAGCGGCCTCCGAGACAACTCCATCAAG ATCTGGGATAAACAGTCGTTGGAGTGTTTGAAGATTCTGACGGGACATACAGGGTCTGTGCTGTGTCTGCAGTATGACGAGAGGGTCATTGTTACTGGCTCCTCCGACTCCACTGTCAG GGTGTGGGATGTGAACTCGGGGGAGGTACTGAACACTCTGATTCACCACAACGAGGCGGTGTTGCACCTGCGCTTCTGTAACGGTCTGATGGTGACGTGTTCCAAGGACCGCTCTATCGCCGTGTGGGACATGGCCTCCCCCACCGACATCAGCCTGCGTCGCGTGCTCGTGGGCCACCGGGCCGCCGTCAACGTGGTGGACTTCGACGACAAGTACATCGTCTCTGCCTCGGGAGACCGCACCATTAAG GTGTGGAGCACGAGCACATGTGAGTTTGTGCGCACTCTCAATGGTCACAAGCGTGGAATCGCCTGCCTGCAGTACAGAGACCGGCTTGTGGTTAGCGGCTCCTCTGACAACACCATCAG GCTATGGGATATTGAGTGCGGTGCCTGTTTGCGGGTTTTGGAAGGCCACGAGGAGCTGGTGCGCTGCATTCGGTTCGATAACAAGAGGATCGTGAGTGGAGCTTATGATGG TAAAATTAAAGTGTGGGACCTGCAGGCTGCTCTGGACCCAAGAGCCCCGGCCAGCACTTTGTGTCTGCGAACACTGGTG gagCATTCGGGCAGAGTGTTCCGGCTGCAGTTTGACGAGTTCCAGATCATCAGCAGTTCCCATGACGACACCATCCTCATCTGGGATTTTCTGAACGTGTCGACTAATGGTCAAATGGAAGGGCGATCGCCATCACGCACGTACACCTACATATCCAGATAG